TtctgaattttaaaagatacTCCTCTGAAACAGGCAGCTATAATCTTTACACGATATGCACACCCACTTCCTTCAGGGGAACTCTTGCTACGGCTCCCACTTTCATACTGACGGCAGCCTTTCAGAAGGAAGATAGTTGATGGTCCCTCCGGagattatttaagaaaaatatgcaTCATTGAATGATAACagttaaaaatgaaaatcaacatTGAATGTAGCATTTTCAGCAACATCAGCTATTGCCCAGAAAGATACGATCTTGTTACAATACATCTCTAACTACCATGGCAACCACATATAGTTTGCCTTCGTGAAGATTCAGAAAAGTAATGACGACTAGCCAAAACAGATCCTATAAAGAAAGGAACCGATAACTTAAGAGATAAGAGTCCAATTCATTCTTTTCATAAGCTTGCTTCCATTACACCATGATGGATATCAACATGCATTGGCAAGCTGTCCTTTCAGAGGGCTAAGTAGACGCTCTGGATTTCAACCACCTTTCTTTCTCGTGTTCCTGGCATCACTGTCCACCTAAAAGAGGAAATGATTGTAGAATTAGATTGAGTGCAGGCCATGTAAAACCACGCCAATCTGTGAGCACAATGATCTCATCATGAACGCACGTCATATTACAATACAAATGTTTACAACCATTTCATAAGCACAAAGTCCTGCCTTGAAGATGTTACATGAGCTGGATGATTGTCCGGGAGCAATGTCAAACTAATCGTATTGACATCCagaccaaaaaaaatacatgataatCCAAAGATCTCAAGTTCGGCAACAAAATTCCCACACATTGGTTGAGGAATCCACACACTCAAAACACCAAGTAAGAAACATGGACAAATCTTTAATTCGTACTTGTGTTATAAAGAACAAAGTTACCATCCCTATTCCATTATCACAATCAAAGGATCTGTCAATTCAAGTCAAATTAGAACAAAGAGgtgaatatatatttacatacaCCATCAGGAGAGGACATAACATGACTTCAAGCCCACGTATTTTACTTCAAATGTACATTAGGGATAATATAAAGTACCTAGTATGAATATTCGATCCATCCCACTTTACTAcgagcacaaaaaaaaaatccactaaGAGATAATAAGTGCGCACTATAAGTGGAAAACAATAATTAAGGGAAAGACATAACAAGTTACTCAAAAATCTATAAATCACGTTGACAACCTTGGAAATTGTCTGAGCGTTATGTAGAGGTGTTGTTATGCTCATCACCATTGACTTCACCACTTGAGGTCCCTTGGACATTAGCAGCCTCAGGTGCAGGGCCCAATCCTAATAACAACGGTGCTTGTTTCTTTTCAGTACCAGGATTTTTACCAGCATCAGGTCTGGCAGCCCAAGCTCTAAGAGGAGGTTCAAAATGCTTGCTGGCAACATCAGGAGGTGGTGAATCTTCTCCAGGGAGAACAAGAAGCCCCTTATCACGTAGAGATGATGGTTCATTGTAGCAAGCATTCCAGAGGGAGTCTACAAGCTGCCTTTCTTCCCTAGCTGCCCCAAGATCTTCAGGTGACATCAGGCTGATACCATTAACCCGTTCTTCAAGGACTTGCTTCAATATTTCATCATCTTCACATAATCTACCAGTGTTCCCATCTATTTTGTTTCGAGCAAGTTCAAGAAGGCCACGAAGGGCAGCTTCTCGTACTTCTGCATCTTCACTTGAGGCAAGGTGCAACATTATGCGGGGGAACCCCAGATCACTGACTATGCTGCCATCTGAACTATTCTCATGCAGTAGGTAATGGATCAAGTTCAACGCTTttctgaaaattaaatttataagaaagTTAAAACGGAGAACTAAATCAAGAATCAATTCAGTCAGTCATGGAAGTACTGGCAAAAACCAAACTTTTCTCTCAGTTGAacaaaagatttgattttttcaactgTCTATAATAAATTAGTGGTACACAATTCATCAGTGGTCAAAGAGAAAGATTGATTGCAGAAAAACAGAGTACCACTCTAAATACCTTTGAAATCTCACATTCCCAGAACCCAGGGCATTTCTCAAAGCTGCAAAACCATTCCCTAGACGAAATGCAGCAATACCTGGCTTGTTATGTCGGATTAAAGCTGTGAATCACCAACAATGAATCTCGCATTAAGAACCTTCTAAACCAAGGAAAGTAGCAAAAACAAAACCGACATGCAAGCTCTAATGATCAAGATCAAGACATACAACCAAAAACAGTACTTACATGATATTGCACCTAGTGCTTTTGTTCTAACAGTCACATCAGGATCTGAAGTGAAATTAGAAAGCAGAGGCTCAAAACCATTTGCTTCCATAACCAGTTGCTGACTCCTAGGGTTGTTCTGGACAATGGTGGTTACAACTTCAGCAGCCTTTGCTCGAATATTAGCATGGGTGTTCTTTAGATAACCAAGGAGAGGAACCAAACCCCCGATTGAGTGAAGATCTGCCACATATCCATATATCAAGCAGATGAGGGAAACTCAACTTACAAGAGAGTCAAAATGAACTGAATTATTGCATATTGATAAGTAACAGAGCCAAGCTAAGATGAAATCACATTTTCATAGAAAGTAATAACTCCACGAACATAATTTCATCTCATTTGTCACTCTTCATTCATTAAAAGACATATAGCTCATAGAACATGTCATGATACAAACCCATGCAAGTAGATGTTCCACAAATTTCCAACTTTATCAATAAGTTCCAAAATGTGACCATTTACAataaacagaaacagaaagagAGACATCACATTATAGAGTTGTGTTGCACAGAGTGTCACCCAACCCACAGTACAAAAGACTCCCCTTCCAAGTGCCAACAATATCAACCAATAAGGTGAACAAACTACAGGGAACCCAGTATTTATTTGAACTAAAGGGCCAGGCGAAGAAGGGACATAAAGCATCTATTTGAACAAACTACAGGGAACCCagtattttgaattataagGCATTGCgaacaaaaaaacagagagagagggattCTGTCATCTGAGAAATCAGATAATAAGTAAAATAGCGGGATAACTGACCATTGGCCATGTCAATGGCTTCAACATGTTCTTGTAGCTCATCCAACAAATCTGTCAAGGTAAGTAGATGATGATAAGTAAACAAAAACCCAGAAAGGAAAAGGCAATGAATGAAAGAGTGGGTCTCAGACTCAGTCTAACCTTCGATATCAGCAGGAGTGACTCCTTGAGACTCCAACACTTGTTCAGGGGTCTGCATCACAAGAGTTATCTCCTTCATCCTCTTTACTACATCAACACTTTGTGATTGCATTGCTTCCATAAACCATCTTCTATCCTCCTCGCTAACATCATCcaatttaaattcatttcattttctttaacattaattaaaaaaaataaaaaatacaacaactACTTGTTGTGATGAGCATCAATTAAAAGTTACCTGAGATTGCGATTGGAAGAAGTCCCATCAGAATGGGCAAGGCTCCACTTGAGCAATCCGTCCCAGTTGGGTCCGTCTTTTgccatgcttcttcttcttctattaaCTACTCCCTTCCAACCCTATATATTGTTGTTCTCGCTTTTctaaaacaataatgaaaataataataataatagtatggGTAGAGGTAAATGATGCAATTGCAAAGACAgataataagaaagaaaaggaagaagagaactaaatataaatagaaaggcGAAGAGAAGAGAAGGTAATAGAAAAGAAGACCGACTGGCTACTAAAAGCAGCCCTACTGATTCATTACTACAACTCTGGAACTCTCTCCAGCATTCCAGACTCTACGCGAAACCAAGCTGGACGTTGAGCGCTGCTGCACAATAAAAACTTATAGTTTGATTTCTTTTAGGCCCAATCATATTTTGGGCTTGGGCCCTGTTTTAAGACAAGAAATGGAGCGTGCTGATGTCATCCCTATCcattatttgaaaaatcaaaatgaaaaatgatgtacaattttcatatatatgaCTAGGAAAAGCATAGAACATATAAACAGCcaataaataattgattgagcaatatttgtttttaaataatttttaatttaataagttaaaaataagtaaatattattttgaaacatttaactttaaagtttaaaaatctcaaattgaTTTACTTTTGAGGTCCAGAGATATTTAGTTCAAATTTAGTACGTAGTCGCaccttattttcataaaaaaaaaatattttttacttcaaattaatcctgattttcataaaattttaagttttcttttttattttatttcatattaaattgtttttgtgtttctaaaTCAATAAGCCGAGTGTGTTGTGATAAAAGAGATCAACATTTTGGCTCCATTCACCTTTACGGGCACTAATAACTATTATTCACTACATCCTTGCTTAGCTTTATCATTCATAATCCCTCCAATAAGTTTCAAACTCCGTAGAAAAATAAATGTCCAAAGGCATGAACAAGCTACAAAACGTGTCTTTGAATCTGTCCTGGAGCCACCAAGCCCCTGTGGAGCTTCCTGTCTAATGTTTTACATCTTCATCAAGTTCCCGCAGAAAATGCCTGATTTGCAGCATTTCTGGTTTCAATGGCTCCTTGCCATCAAATAGAAAATTTTCATAAGAACAAACCACATGAACTTCGAAGCGCACAGTAAAAGAAACCTTGAAGAAAGTTTTGTACTATTCAAAAAGACATTCAAGCAGCAGATTCAAGagtcaaaaaatttaatagcaTCCTATCTGCTGCAATTATAAGACTGCTGAATAAAATAACACTACAAAAACTCATCAACAGGTGTTCTTCAGGCCTCTGTTACAGGGAAATCAAAAACCACATCTTTCCCAGTAAGCTTCCTGTAAACTCCAGCATATGACTCCAGCTTATACTCGGTGTTGTTGCGCTCCTTAGGATCCAAGAAGATCTGgcaaacaataaaaagagaattCATGACAAGGGCAGAGATTATGGTGACAAAGAACACAATTCTAACTACAAATTTTCAGTTCCTTCTGATTTAAAAGTGTCAAAGCTACCTTGCTAATTTTGGATCCATCAATCCTGTATCTGGTGCGCTTTCCAACAATCTCAGCAGGATACACTAAATCCTCAAGCATGGCTTCATGCACGGCAGTTAGGGTACGGGAGCGGGGACGCTGAACAGCAGACCCTTTTTTGGGTGGCCGCACAATCCTTCGGGTAGCAAGCAGAACAACATCCTGCCAGCAATTGATGCATAATTCATAATTCAGATTCAAACAAGTAATGGACTGAAACTGGAATTTACTTTGTGTATTAACCATGAATAGGAACTTCAAATGCTGAGTTTCTTCTTCTAAGGACTTGAACCTGCAGCCTTTCAGGTTGCAATCTCAGGTCCTTATTCCCCATCCACTACACATGTAGAAAACTAAGAATCTGAGATAATAGTACCTTCCCACTGAACTTTTTCTCAAGCTCTCGAACAAGGCGAAGATGAACCTTGCGGTAAGCTTTCCTCAGCCTATATGGAACATAGATAACAATAGCTTTGCGATTTCCAGCAACATCTATTTGACTGCAACATTTACAAAGTTTAAGTTTAGCAAACAGACCTGGCACCACAGGGAAGacagaaaattgaaagaataggTTGGAAAACTTTCACATAGAACATGCATACAATTATGTACATACACTGCGGAATTTATAAAGAGATCTTTTAGATCACTTTTCAGGTCTGAGTTGGTATTTTCCAAATCAAATAATGCCTGCAGAGAAGAGCATTTAGTTTTCAACATATTTAATTCCTTTAAAACATGAATCCAAAAACACAGATAATAAGAGTAAAGAGCTAACCTGGGCAACTGTCTCCTCAAACTCAGTGGGTTCAGCATCCTTGTCCTTTTGGATCTTCTTCCTAGTTGTGAACATCTTCACAGATCTGGTTAGCCACAACAAgagattagatttaataactgaactaaaattatcaaatcCAAATGTATCAGAACATCATTATGAGCTGTCATCCTAATGAACAATTAATTTCCAGTCATATATCTGCAAGTATGATTCCTTTTGTTCAGAAACGAACTAGCCTAGAAAATAATCATGCCTAAGTAAATCCAACACCTAATATCAATCCATACAAGTCTTTCGCCACTAAAAAACTTCGCTTTTTCATAATCTTATTCTCCGCTATATCTTCCTCGTTCAATTTACTAACAAAACAATATCACTGcatcatcaaaacatcaaatttaGGTACACACAAATGACAACAAGAATAATCCATCACTCTAATCTACAGTTAATGAACtgtaaaacacacaaaaaagcaGCTTTGATACTTTAAAGAAGtacaaaacaaaagataagaaaaacagCCCATTTACTATGGACACGGAATGCACCTATATAAGAAAACAGATGtcaaaattcaatcttttaCGAGAACCCAGTTCACAAACACCAAAAATTTAAACAGCCCATTCTATCTTACAATCCAAAACAGACGCTACAAGCAAAATAGAGCAGGTTCAATCTGAGCATTAATAGCAGGTTCAATCTGAGCATTAAAAGCTTGGCATTTGAAGAAACAGTATTTACCGAGCAGGCAGCTGGCAAGAAGATCTGGTTGCTGTCGATACTGCTGCTATGAGGTGAAGGGGGGAGATACTGCGGAAGTTGAGGTTTAATAGTAGGGACGAATTAGGGTTATAAACTCACCCTACTTTGGACGGCTAAGATTAGTCTTGGGAATTAGACGGACTGAttggtttcttttatttttctcttttttttattttgtcactatttttcttttttcctccaaTTATTTCACGGAGAATGTTAGAGGTGCCCTAGCTACCGTATATATGCCTAATACCGAATTTTTTATGTCTGTATCATACTCCGGTAAAAAgtttagatatatataaattatttaacagTTATCAGGTATGTATGGATATTCATTATCTCatgattatataatattaaatagttataaaattataaatattatacatacatatatatatatatatatatatgttttatgtcaatattaaaatatacatatatcatattgtgttaaaaaaaatctaaatatccTACAAATATATCTATACAATATAGACATGTATTTTGGATTAAGTTCGGACAGTTTCATGAAGGTTTGACAATATTCATATCTTATTCATTACCCATCGAATAAGGCAACTATCCAGAACCCATCGAGTAAGGCAACTACCCAGAAAATACTCATTTATTTATGTCAGGTTGGATCGATATCTATTAAATTCAGATTAAATTGACATCCCTAACTATATAGATGTTTGTGCTATGTCACATGttaagtcaatttttttctaatataaaaaaaatacttaaatgatGGAGTTTTTAAAGGAGTGAGAAAAACCAAGAACCCGTGTCACTAATTCGAATagttttaataaactcaattaatttaataatataattattaaaaaaaaatttaacaacaataataaaaactagaaaaaaaatgacaatgattaataaaaaaaatgaatacttgtcaatattataaaaagatactAGTATCATCAAGAGATGATTtcccttaaaatcaaaataaaatggtctCATTAAAAGATGATCATCCTtgacacaaaataaaatggcaTAATCTCATCAAAAGACGATTAtctttaacatgaaataaaatggtCTACTCAGTAAAAGACATGAGCTTTCTTAAATCACTTTAAACCTTTATTTCAGATCACACAACTAATTAGCATGATATTGGGCTcacttattttcttgaattcaattttcaaaaaaacaatctagTTATGAGCCTTctgtccatttctcttattgttaattttaataccTACCAGCAGTTTTTGCATTGAAGCTTTATCTCCTCAGATTAACGGTTCCTATGATTAATTGTCTTCAAGAATTATGGTCCCCAATATTGAATGCATTTAAAAAGAGTAACCTTTCTAGCTctctttttctatattttagtCTTTCATTCCCCTTTAATGATCTTCTTTATAAAACCTTCATTTTCCcttatatttgtaatttatatttgaataggatcattttgtttattaagTCTATAAATAAAACtcgattttttttcctacttcCTTCATTTTATTAACAAGTTTAAGTATATAATATCAATATTGAATCATACAATGGACCAAGgaatgtgaatttttttaaaatatagttgtaTATcagaaagttaaaataataattgtgttAAAGAGAATAGACATACATACAAAACaaatactttaaataaaatttgtccAAAACTTCAACCTTTTCATTATATTgagcaaaaaaaatacaactttaagcataattttttttttttacaatatatgAATTCACAAGTTTTGACAATTCTCTTCCATccatatatgataaaaataagggttctcttcaaaaatatttcttaactaCATAGAAACCTTTATAATTAGCCGTCCATTTGCTTCAATTCTCTTCgggaattgataaaatatttttcaatactaAATCTCCTTCATGAAATTCTTAGGAATGAACTTTTTATCGTAAACTCTAATGATTCTTTTTGTATATAACTACTTGTGGAAAATCACAAGTAGCATTTCCTTactaataaaattcaattgttTATATAGGACACTAACTCATTCTAACTCTTTTAACTCTACTTTTTTAACACCCTTGGAGAAGGTATCTCTACTTTAAGAGGCATCACTACCTCCATTTCATATACCAGGAGGTAAGAGATTGCACGTATAGATGTTCTCACAACAGTTCAATAACTATGAAATACATATGGAATCATTTAATGTCAGTCTTTATAGGTAATGATCATTTTCTATATAAtcgtttttatattattatttgctacTTTTACTAAATGACATTTTAGGTTGATAAAATGAATAATTGAGATATTTGATTTTCCACCGTTTTCAAAAGTCTTGAGTCATTTTTCCATTAAAACTTTGAACATTATTAGTAACTAAGTTCTCTAGCAAACCATGCCAATAGATGATATCTCTCTCAATgaattttcagatcattttcaAAGTAACATGGGCGTATAAAGTCGTTTTGctctattttgtaaaatagtcAATTATTACCAAGATGAATCGATGTTTGTTACTCACCTTTAGGTTTATTGGGTCAATCACATCCATTCCCACATCACAAAATAGATAAGGTATGACTATATTATGAAGAGGTATCAATGATGCATTTATCTTGTCAGTAAATACTTAACACTTATAACACTTCTATACATAATCAATATAATCTCTTTCTATGGTTATTTAAAAGTACCCTCCCTCCCCTCTGCATTTGTCTTGAAATCATGTGTCTATTAACATGTGTAATGCAAAACACCTTCATATACTTCTTTCattatctttttagtttttctttcatCTAAACAACTTAGTAGAGTTCCATCGAAGCCTTTCTTGTACAATTTCTCTTCATCCAAGTATTGATCTATAACCATTATTCTCAAAGTTAACATTTGTTGGATACTAATcatgaattttaataaattgtttgATATCTTGATATTAGGGATccttatttactttcttttcattcaaacaacaacaataagtaAGAGAATTCATTATCTTAATATACATATGTTATATTTTTACCTCACAAGTAATATGAACTATTAATACTAAAATGGCTAGTAcatcttcaattttattcttgtctATACTTAAatgattgaatttgattttctcAAACTAAGATGCAAAGTTAGTGAGGTATTATTGGTAAGGCCCTAACTTCTTACCTTTCATCTACCACTCCTTTTTCACTTGGCAAATTATGAGTAATGAATCTCTATACACATCTAGCTTATTAACTATTCTCTTCAAAACGACTCCCAACCTATGAATGTATGCTTcgtattatataaattatattgttggtaTAACTAAACTATAATCTTATTGATATCATGTATAATTTTTCTACTAATGAAATGAGTACTGCACCTATGACATTACCAAAAATATTAATGActccatcaaaataaaacatccaTATATCATCACATGAACCAATTTCCTCTTCTACCAACATAATGATTTCATCTGAAAATTCAAATTGTAAAGGCTTATAATTATCAATTGTATTGTCTGTCAAATAATTTGTTATAGCACTGtctttcataaaaattttagtCATGCAAATAATGTTGTACTCTGCTAACATGAATTACCACTATACAACTCATCCTCATTTAATAGGTTCGCATAGTTGTAGTAATCAAGTGTTTTCAGTTAATGGTCTCTCGTTACAGTCATACAAGCTTGTGCAAGTGGTAAAGAATATTCTGAACCTATAGGCCACATCTAAGTAATGTTTTATGTAAtacaaaaaccattaacattaacattaacataactattaatattaataacattgatagttaacaaataaactaaaagctttgggggggggggggaattgtTCATCTAttatagatgattttttttttccttttgtccTGGGAGTTTATCTCCTTTCATTTTGattactaaaatttatttattttcaattaaattctcATATGTTATGGTGAGatggttttatttgttgttatctACTTTGATTTGTATGTTCTTCCATGTtcaatttgtcattaaatattCCAACATTGAGTtaaacattgattttaaaaaaaattaattttatgttattcttaagattgaaattgaaagatcaaggaccttaatatttttattaaaaaataaaacttttcacgcattttatgttaaaataactAGGAAATATTCAATTTGGTCtctcaaatttcattttttttcatattcgaTCCctcttatttgattatatatatttcaacttgtaaatttatgttttattcatTTCATTCCCTTGATGTttggagaggagagagaaaattactgggaaaaaaagaaaaagagttttggATGGATAGATTTTAGCCACTTTTGATGTCTTTAGATTTGTCTGTGAGGAGGATTCAGTGAAGGTGGTTTCCACCTTCAATGATGCCCTACAAGATAGATTAGagcttgaacttttttttaatttggttttattttgagtctttttttatccaattaaaatttattttgtggatAATAATTGGGTTTTAAAGGTCAATATGAtggtattttcatgttttcgagtaaaaaagtaaaaaaaaaaattgggtttttTAGTGCAAAAATTAAGGACCCCAATTTTCAGCCATTAAAGATAGCTCTGGTtgttagaaaatattataagtaGATGATGCATCATTTTATGCTATTCTAATATAAAGGAGtggatgattaaaaaaaaaaacaattgagcgAGCCTAGTCTTTCAGGTCCAAACATGCCTGAGCTTTATAGTTTTAGGTTAGACGCTTGGGCCAATCTCTCCTGCTCAG
The Populus nigra chromosome 3, ddPopNigr1.1, whole genome shotgun sequence genome window above contains:
- the LOC133688494 gene encoding small ribosomal subunit protein eS7-like, producing MFTTRKKIQKDKDAEPTEFEETVAQALFDLENTNSDLKSDLKDLFINSAVQIDVAGNRKAIVIYVPYRLRKAYRKVHLRLVRELEKKFSGKDVVLLATRRIVRPPKKGSAVQRPRSRTLTAVHEAMLEDLVYPAEIVGKRTRYRIDGSKISKIFLDPKERNNTEYKLESYAGVYRKLTGKDVVFDFPVTEA
- the LOC133689704 gene encoding hsp70 nucleotide exchange factor fes1 is translated as MAKDGPNWDGLLKWSLAHSDGTSSNRNLSEEDRRWFMEAMQSQSVDVVKRMKEITLVMQTPEQVLESQGVTPADIEDLLDELQEHVEAIDMANDLHSIGGLVPLLGYLKNTHANIRAKAAEVVTTIVQNNPRSQQLVMEANGFEPLLSNFTSDPDVTVRTKALGAISSLIRHNKPGIAAFRLGNGFAALRNALGSGNVRFQRKALNLIHYLLHENSSDGSIVSDLGFPRIMLHLASSEDAEVREAALRGLLELARNKIDGNTGRLCEDDEILKQVLEERVNGISLMSPEDLGAAREERQLVDSLWNACYNEPSSLRDKGLLVLPGEDSPPPDVASKHFEPPLRAWAARPDAGKNPGTEKKQAPLLLGLGPAPEAANVQGTSSGEVNGDEHNNTST